In Myxococcales bacterium, the DNA window GGGGCAGCTGCCCCTCCAGGACGCAGACCAGCAACCTCATCCGCTGTAACTCCTTGGGAGTCATCGAAATCATGTCCTTCTTCATGGGGGACATAATCGCTAAGCAGTTACAGGGGACAAAGTCGCTAAGCTAATACAGCGATTGAACCGCATCTTGACAGTCCACACCCCGGCCGACACAATCCCTCGGTATATTGTTGACGGAGAATCCATGGGCCGTTTGTTCAACCTCATCTTTTGTTTATTCGCCATTGCCGTCGCCTTGACCGGCCTCCCAGCCTGTCATGGCGAATCCAAGGGCCCGCCGGACGAAGATACACCGGCCGACGATTCCGTCTCTTTCGACGGTTCCATCTATTTTTCCGGAACCTGGCTCGGTCAGGCCGGCACCTATGAATTGAACCTCGACACCCGCGAAGCCAAATTGCTGTCTTCCGTCGTGGGCGTTTTCATGCAGACCGCCGGCGCGACCGATGCGATCCTGCTGCTCACCGCTCAGAACGAAGCCGTGATCCTCCGGCCCTCCGACGGCCAGATCATTCCCCTGACCACCACGACCAACGCCTATCTGGCGCCGAACGGCCGCAAATATTTCTATCACGACCCGGAATCCAATACGCTGTACGAAAGCCACGTCGATGCGACCGGTGGCCGCTCCTTCGCGGCGGACGGCCGCTACGGCGCCCACTCGCCGGACCTGGAGCGCGTCGCCTATCTGAACAACCAGGGGGTCGTGCTGACCGACGCGGACAACACCTCGCCGACCCAGGTGGATTTCACCGGCCTGGTCAAACCCGACGAGACGTTCATCGTGCCGGAAAGCGGCGATTACTTCCCGCGGTGGTCGCCCGACGGCGAACGCGTCGTGGTGTCGGTGATGGTGGCCAACGCGGACGGCAGCTTCAACCGGGGGTTGGCGATCGTGACCGACCGCGCCGGCGTTTTGCAATTTTACCTGGCCAACAGCCCGACCGAACCGGCGTGGTCGGCCGACGGCAAATTGCTTTATTACATTTCGGAAAAAACCATCTACGCCTGGGATTTCGACGCGGAGCAGAACCTTTACATCGACGGCGGCAGCAACACCGTCAACAGCAAGATCCGCCTGAATCGAAAAGGCAATTACCTGGGCTTCGTGCGCCTGGCCAGTGACGGCCGCACCGGCGCCCAGGTCTACGACCAGGCCGACGGCGCCTCGACGATCATCGTGCCGTCCGCCAACAACGGCGCTTCCTCGCTCGATTGGCCGCGCCAGTCTTATTGCACCGCCGGCGGCAATGCCGCCCCCACCCTGACCAAGGTGGAAGTGCTGGTGGATGGCGTGGTCCAGGAAAATCCGCAAGTGACGCCGCCGAGCGTCGCGGTACTGCGCCTTTACCTGTCGGACGGTGATTGCAACCTGCGGCACGGCGTCGCCTTGTACCAGACCGGCGACAACATCCGGCGCCCGGTTTCGCTCAACCTTCCCGCCGACGCCGGCTGCAACAACCAGACCACCGATCTGCCCGCGCCGGTCCTGGCGCCGGGAACGTACGAGATCAGCCTGACGGTCGAGGATATCTGCGGTTCGGCGAGCGGGCCGGCGACTTTTCCGTTGACCTATTTGGAAGCCGCGGATGATGATGACGACAACGACGATAACGATAACGACAACGACAACGATACGACGCCGTAGGGCGACGCGATTTTCACATTAAAATTTTGCAGCCTTTTCATCGGGTCAAAACAGTGAAATATTGGCCATTATTCAAGTTCATGACGTGTCGGAGTTTAATATGACCGAGCTGAACGAAAAACGGACGAATTATCGCAAGGCCAAGCTGGCGAAGCAGGATTTGACCAACCTGGATTTGCGCCAGGCCGACCTGACCGGCGCCAATTTGCGCAAAGCCAAGCTGGCCGGGATGAATCTGGAAAACGCCATTTTGGAAAAAGCGGATTTGCTGGACGCCGACCTGAACGGGACGACTCTCTTGCGGACCAATCTGCGCGGTTCGTCCATTCGCGGCACGTGGGTGAAAGTCCAGGCCGATTGCGCGGATTTTTCCGGCGTCCTGGCGCAAAAATGGCAGTTGGTCGACTGTCGCTTCTCGCACGTCAATTTTTCGCAACTCAACACCCGGCGGGTGGAATTTAAAAACTGCACTTTCGAGGCCTGCGACTTCACCCGCGCCAACGCCCCCGACGCCGTGCTGACCAATTGCCGGCTGATCGATTGCACCATCGATCAGGCCGATTTTTCCTGTCTGGTGATCAACCAAACCGAGTTTCAACACGTCAGCCTCAAACAGGCCGATTTTTCGGGAATGATCGCCGAGCAGAGCGCCTTCCGCGATTGCGACCTGACGCGCGCCCTGTTCATCGCCAGCGAAGTGAAGCAGTTCACGCTGGAAAACAATCCCTACACCAAGGCCGATTTCCGCCACGTCAATGGGCTGACCGAGGACCAGCAGGCAAAGATCCTCGCCGCCGGCGGCCGCATCAGCAAACGCCGTCTGCGGAAGTGGATCAAATCGATTTGGCAAACTCCGAAAGGCAAGGCCGCCATCATCGCGGTTTTCGCGTTGATCGTCTTCTTTTACTACAACGCCACGAACAACCCTTCTTCCTGGCGCGAAGAAAAATTAATCCGTCACGCCAACGAGGCGAGCGGCAAAGGCGATTACGACCAAGCGCTGAAGTATTACAAAATTCTGCTGATGCGACAGAAAAAGGATGAAAACGATCAGGCGGTTTTCCGCACGCAAATCGATATCGCGCATCTTGACGCGGCAAAGAAGGATTTCACCAACGCGTTCGCCTCGCTCCGCGAGGCTTTGACCGTGCCCAACATCGGGGAGATGGAACGCCGCAACGCGATGCTGGAAATTCTGCAGCTCTACCTGGCCAAACAGGACATGGCGGGATTTTTTGCCGAGTTGGAAAAAATGATGGCCGCCCAAACCGTTTCCGATCAAATGTTCGAATTATTAAACCAGGTCATCGGCCTCACCAAGGATCCGCAACAGTTGCAATCCATCTTGGCGTTGTTGGATAAACACGGCAGTACCGCCGCCCCGGCCGACAAATTCCAATTCCTTTTCTATCGGGCATTGACCCTCCACGAAATGCGGCAAGATACGGAGGCGGAAAACCTCCTGCTGGCGTTGGAACAGGAGCCCGCGATTCCGCCGCTTCTGCTACGGCGTTCAATGATGACGCGCGCCAATATTAAAGAACTCAGCCAACAGATTGACGACGCCCGCGCCATTTACGCCCGCCTGCGCGAGCTTTTTCCGGACGCCGTGCAGGAAAACGATTACGCTAAAATCAACGAAGCCAACCTGCTGGCCTCGCAAGGAAAATTTGCCGAAGCCGAAAAATTGTATCAGGAAATCATCAGCCATACCGTCTCTCCCGAAATCGAGAATTCCACGAAAATGAGCCTGGCGATCGTTTACAGCAACCTGCGGAAATTCGATCAGGCCCACGGGCTCATCGACGAAGCGCTCAAATACTTCAAATCGGACCAACCGCAATATCAGGAAGCGCGCATCCGGCAGGCGACGATTTACGCCGATGAAGGCAAGAACGACAAAGCCATTTCCTTGCTTCAGGAATTCCTGCTTTGGACGACCAATAAAAACTACGCCGCCTGGGCCAAAAGAGAGTTGAGCAATATTTACCGCCGACTCGGCCGGTACGAAGACGCCTACGCTCTGTTGCGCGAAATCGCCGACAACCCCAACGCCCCGGAAACCAAGGTCGCCTTGCTGGAAGAATACGCGACCATGTTGATCGAAGGCAACGAAGTGGACCGCGCCACCAACGCCATTACCCAGGCTTTGACGATCGCGACCGGCGATCAGCAAATCAATCTGAAACGGCGGCTGTACGAATTGCAAAAACAAAGCGGCAAAATCGCCGAGGCGACGATCACCTTGAACGAGTTGACCGCGTTGCCGCCGCCGGATAAGGAACTTCACCTTTGGGCGTTGCTGGAGCAATCGAATCTGGAACGAATCAACAACAATCTGCCCAAAGCCAACAAATGGTTGCAGGAGATTCTCGCGATCAACTGGGCGCCGGGACAGACTCCCCTGAATTTCGCGATGACGACCAGAGCGCAGGACCCGGAAGGGATCAACCTGGCCAACAAGCTCTACGAAAAAATCATCGCGCTCGAGCCGGAAAAAAGTTATCTCGGCGGAACCGCCCGCCTGGTCCTCGCCGAACGCCTGGCCGACGAGGCGATCGCCAGAAAAACCGCGCCGAGTTCCCGCCTGGAGGAACTGTTGTCGGGGGTGATTCAGGCCAACACCGACATCAACCTCGTCATCCAAGCCTACGATTTGCTGGCCAGGCCTTATCTGGCCAATGGTGACTATTCCCGCGCCCTGCAGTGGTACCAGAAAATGGAACAGAACCGGTCCAACGACCGCCTGGCCATCGTCGCGAAATTGGGCCAGGCCACCGTCTACGCGGCGCAGCAACAGACGGACAAGGCGCTGGATCTGCTGGCCACCGCCCAAGCGACCTGTATCGATGCGATGGACTGCTGCCGCATCGGCACCGAGCAACTGCGCATTTTGAAAAAAGCCCGGAAAACCGACGAAATCAAAAAAATGAACGACTTCCTTCGCAACAAATATTTCGATTGCTGGGCTTCGCAGAATCAGGATCTGGTGGTCAATCCCTAGCAGGCTGTTGAAAAAAGCCGTCCTGGCCTTTTTCAACCGCGCTCAACAAAAAGCGTGGTTTTTATTTCGCTTCATTTTCGGCAACTTCGGAAGTTGCCGAAAATGGCGATCCATCCATGGATCGCACGCCGGGTGTTTTTCAACACCCGGCTAGCCGGCTATTGTTTGGCCGGACGAACCTCGGCCATCGCCAGATGACCCGCCACGAATTGCCGTAGCGCCGCCGCGCTGTCGGGAGGCACCAGGGCGCCGACGTCGATGCGGCTCGCTTCCGCGCAGAGCGGATGATCGGGGTGGCCGGCCCAGATGTTGCCCGTGCATCCGCCGAGGATCAACCAGGGCTGCAAGCCGGACGGCGCCCGGCGAACCAAGGCATCCAATTCCTCGACCGGCAGTTGC includes these proteins:
- a CDS encoding tetratricopeptide repeat protein; the protein is MTELNEKRTNYRKAKLAKQDLTNLDLRQADLTGANLRKAKLAGMNLENAILEKADLLDADLNGTTLLRTNLRGSSIRGTWVKVQADCADFSGVLAQKWQLVDCRFSHVNFSQLNTRRVEFKNCTFEACDFTRANAPDAVLTNCRLIDCTIDQADFSCLVINQTEFQHVSLKQADFSGMIAEQSAFRDCDLTRALFIASEVKQFTLENNPYTKADFRHVNGLTEDQQAKILAAGGRISKRRLRKWIKSIWQTPKGKAAIIAVFALIVFFYYNATNNPSSWREEKLIRHANEASGKGDYDQALKYYKILLMRQKKDENDQAVFRTQIDIAHLDAAKKDFTNAFASLREALTVPNIGEMERRNAMLEILQLYLAKQDMAGFFAELEKMMAAQTVSDQMFELLNQVIGLTKDPQQLQSILALLDKHGSTAAPADKFQFLFYRALTLHEMRQDTEAENLLLALEQEPAIPPLLLRRSMMTRANIKELSQQIDDARAIYARLRELFPDAVQENDYAKINEANLLASQGKFAEAEKLYQEIISHTVSPEIENSTKMSLAIVYSNLRKFDQAHGLIDEALKYFKSDQPQYQEARIRQATIYADEGKNDKAISLLQEFLLWTTNKNYAAWAKRELSNIYRRLGRYEDAYALLREIADNPNAPETKVALLEEYATMLIEGNEVDRATNAITQALTIATGDQQINLKRRLYELQKQSGKIAEATITLNELTALPPPDKELHLWALLEQSNLERINNNLPKANKWLQEILAINWAPGQTPLNFAMTTRAQDPEGINLANKLYEKIIALEPEKSYLGGTARLVLAERLADEAIARKTAPSSRLEELLSGVIQANTDINLVIQAYDLLARPYLANGDYSRALQWYQKMEQNRSNDRLAIVAKLGQATVYAAQQQTDKALDLLATAQATCIDAMDCCRIGTEQLRILKKARKTDEIKKMNDFLRNKYFDCWASQNQDLVVNP